A window of Sodalis praecaptivus genomic DNA:
CGTTAAAGCGCAGCAAGCGCCTGCCGGTCATCGGGGCGCGCGCGCGTGCCGCAGAACAATAAACAGTTGACATTGAACAATTTTACAACAACACTCATTCCTACGTTCCGCTTAAGGCCGGCGGCACGCCGGGCGACGCCCGCCCGCATCATTTCTGCTTTTCCAGATTGCGTCCGCGCTAACCCACCTGCGCAGGCATTATCTATACGGCATACGGCGCCAATCTGAGCACGGCAGTCAGACAGTTGTCATCACAGCGCTCCAAACCTTAAACGGCACCATGACTTTAGGGGGAAATGACAATGTGGCACGCCATAAGCACCCTGCTGGCAGAAACCCTGGACGAAAATGAAATTTCGCAACGGCGGGTATTACCCGGCGGCGAGCTGCATACCGCCTGGTATCTCCGATACGGCCCTCATCACATTTTTGTCAAAAGCGACGGCCATGAACTGCTGCAAAAGTTTGCCGATGAAGCGGACCAGCTCGCCTTATTGGCGCGCAGCAAGACCGTGCGCGTGCCACAGGTCTACGGCGTCGGCAGCGCGCGGGAGAGTAGCTTTTTGCTGTTGGAGTACCTGCCGCCACGCCCTTTTGACGCCCACGGCGCCTGGCGCTTCGGGCAACAGCTGGCCCGTTTGCATCAATGGAGCGAGCAGCCGCAATTCGGCTTAGATTTTGACAACGATCTTTCCACCTTGCCGCAGCCGAACGCCTGGCAGCGCCGCTGGTCGCGCTTTTTCGCCGAGCAGCGCATCGGCTGGCAATTACAGTTGGCGGCGGAAAAAGGGCTGGTGTTTGGCGATATTGATACGCTTATTGATAGGGTCGAACAGCGGCTGCACGACCACCAGCCGCAACCGTCTCTTTTGCACGGCGACCTTTGGCCGGATAATTGCGCCAACAGCGACCAGGGCGGGTTTCTTTTCGATCCCGCCAGTTACTGGGGCGATCGGGAATGTGATTTGGCCACATTGCCGTTGTTTAGCCAAATGCCGCCGCAAATTTATGACGGCTACCAGAGCGTCTGGCCGCTGGACAAAGATTTCGTGCGCCGTCAGCCGGTCTATCAGCTTTATTACCGGCTGAAAGACGCCATTTTATTTGGGGGAGAGCACGTTCCGGCGGCGGCCGCCGCGCTCGACAGCGTGCTCGCCGCCGGTGCCGGCGATTAAAGCATCCCCAAAAGTTTGAAGGCGAAATACCCCGCCACCACAATAATCACCGGCAGGATGTACAGCGGGAAAAATTGCAGCAAAATGGTATGGCGCGGCATGACGATACGCTGTTCCAGCTGGGCGCGGCTAATGCCGCTGTCGCCGCGCGCCTGTTCCAGCACCATTTGATCCTCTACGCCTTCGCGCACGTGCTTCACCTGCCGCGACATGCGCGCGCCCGACGCCTGCAGCGCCAATCCGACAAACACCAAAATATAAATAAACCAAAACAGCGTGTTCGGGCTGGCAAAAAGACCGCGGCTAAAATCCGGTTGCGGGGAATTATGCCAAAAGGCGTTCAGAAAAGGGGTATTGAAGCGCATCATATCGATAATGACATGAAAAAAGTCGCTTACCACCGCATTAATGCCTTGATTCGGACCGCTATGTTGCTCGATAAACTTCAATACCGAAATAAAGGTCGAAATCACTGCCGGTATAAAGATAACCCATCCGGCAATCCGCTTAACAACCGCCAGGCGGCCGGCTTGCTGATACGTCATGTGCTCCCCTTGAATAAACGACGCAGGTCCGATTGGCTTAAGTTTATCTATAATTTACTTTTTTTGCTTTACTGTTTTTTTAAAAAGCCCTTTATGCTGTCGCTATTGCCCGCGCCGTGATTCCGGCGCGCGCGCCGCCCGTTCACTACAGGAAAGGTTTCGTTATGGCAACCCCCCCCAAGCAACAAGCGGTTATCTTTGACATGGATGGCCTGATTATTGACTCCGAACCGCTGTGGCACCAAGCGGAGCTTGCGGTATTCGCCGAATTGGGCAAAGCGAGTTCCCTCGCCGCTACCCTGCCCGACACGCTGGGATTACGGATTAATGAGGTGGTGGATCTCTGGTATCAAGCTTCGCCCTGGCAAGGACCGTCGCGGCGCGAGGTTAGCGGGCGCATTATTGAACGTGCTCTGGGCCTGATCGAGCAGCAGCGGCCGTTGCTGCCTGGCGTACGGCAGGCTCTGACGCTGGCGACGAATTGCGGGTTGAAAATCGGTCTGGCGTCGGCCTCGCCGCTGTTTATGCTGGAACGCGTGTTGGACCTGTTTGCGCTGCGCCACTATTTCCATTTCATCGCGTCTGCGGAGCAGTTGCCCTACAGTAAGCCGCACCCGGAAGTGTATCTGCGCGCCGCCGCCGGCCTGGACGTCGAGCCAATGCGCTGTTCCACCCTGGAAGACTCCTTTAACGGTATGATTGCCACCCGGGCGGCGCGCATGCGCTCGATTGTCGTGCCGGATGCCGGGCTGCGCGACGACCCGCGCTGGTGTCTGGCACAGGTGCGGCTGCCGTCGCTGCTGGCCCTGGAAGCGGCACATCTCCTCTGATTCACCGCGCGGGCAGGAAATCGTCGCGCCTCGGGCTAAACGTGTCGATAAGCACGCTGTTGTCGTCCAGAGCGACCACGCCGTGCACCTGTCCTTTCACCGCGCGATAGGCGTCACCGGCGACGAGAACGCGCGCTTCGCCATCAATGGTGACCTCAAAGCGCCCCGCCGCCACATAAGCAATCTGATCGTGGATTTGGTGCTTGTGCGGCGTCCCCACCGCGCCTTGGGCGAAATGCACGCAGACCATCATCAATTCATCACTCCAGGTCATCACCTTGCGCTTAATGCCCTCGCCCAGCGTTTCCCAAGGGGTTTCCTCATCCAGATAGAAAGTTTTCATAGCACGCCTCATCGTTGTTTTGCGCCGCGGGCGCAAAGGGTATGGCGGCAAGGGTAACCCGAACCCGCCGCGTTCCCCTAACCGATCCGCAAAAATGCTTCGCCGCTCTCAAAAAATAAAACATTATTTCAATATTATTGAATTGTCTTCCCGACAGTTTTATGATGAAAACACAATCGCGGCACAGAGATACTACGCAGCGACCGCCGTTTGCGCTTTCTGCCACCGCGCTTACCGGGCCTATGCCCGCAGATTGCCACGAGAGAGGCTTCACCATGCAGGTTCGTCAAAGCATTCATAGCGACCACGCCAAACATCTGGATACCGAGGGGCTGCGCCGCGAGTTCCTTATCGAGAATATGTTTGTCGCCGACCAGTACACCATGACCTATAGCCATAGTGATCGCATTATCGTCGGCGGCATCCAGCCGGTGACGCAGGCGGTGACCATCGGCGATGAGGTTGGTAAACAGTTAGGCGTCAGTTATTTCCTGGAGCGTCGGGAATTGGGGGTTATCAATATTGGCGGCCCGGGGAGGGTGGCGGTCGACGGTACCCGTTATGAAATCGAGCATGAAGAAGCGCTGTATGTCGGCCAAGGCGCGCGAAATATCCGCTTTGAGAGCATTAACGCGGGGCAACCGGCGCTGTTCTATTACAATAGCGCGCCGGCGCATACCACCTATCCCAGCCGCAAAATCACCCTGGCCGAGGCCACGCCGCAAACTATTGGTGACAACGTCACTAGCAACCGTCGCACAATCCATAAATTCATCGTGCCGGATGTGCTACCAACCTGTCAGCTTACGATGGGGTTAACCAAACTGGCGGAGGGCAATTTGTGGAATACCATGCCCTGCCACACCCATGAGCGACGGATGGAAGTGTATTTCTATTTCAATATGGACCCCGAGACGGCGGTGTTTCACATGATGGGCCAGCCGCAGGAGACCCGCCATGTGATCGTGCGCAACCAGCAGGCGGTGATTTCACCCAGTTGGTCTATCCACGCCGGCGTCGGCACCAAAAATTATACCTTTATTTGGGGAATGGTCGGCGAAAACCAGGTGTTTGACGATATGGATCACCTCTTGGTCAGCGAATTGCGCTAATTCCCCCTGCGGCCGACCCGGCTGCAGATGGGTTAATACCGGCGGCCTGCTCGGCCGCGTACACTAAGGTGGCATTATGATCTTGGAACGTTTTGCATTACAGGGAAAAGTCGCGGTCATTACCGGTTGTGATACCGGACTGGGCCAGGGTATGGCCATCGGGTTGGCGGAGGCCGGCTGTGATATCGTCGGCGTCAATATCGTTGAGCCTGACGAGACGCTACGACAGGTGGAGACACGCGGCCGTCGCTTTCTTTCCATCAAAGCCGATCTGAGCGATACCGCGGTCATCCCGAGGGTTATCGCTCAGGCGGTGGCAGCCTTTGGCCATATCGATATTCTGGTCAACAATGCCGGCATTATTCGCCGCCAGGATGCCATCGAATTCAGCGAAAAAAATTGGGATGATGTGATGAATCTCAATATCAAGTCGCTGTTTTTTATTGCCCAGGCGGCGGCCCGACAATTTATTCAGCAGGGCCGCGGTGGCAAAATCATCAATATCGCCTCGATGCTCTCCTATCAAGGCGGCATACGCGTTCCCTCCTATACGGCGTCAAAAAGCGCCGTGATGGGGATTACCCGCCTTCTGGCCAATGAATGGGCGCAACACGGCATTAATGTCAACGCGCTGGCGCCAGGGTATATGGCCACCAATAATACCCAGCAACTGCGTGAGGATGAAGCCAGAAGCCAAGCGATTCTAGAGCGCATCCCCGCTGGTCGCTGGGGATTGCCCGACGACTTGATGGGGCCGGCGGTATTCCTGGCGTCGGCGGCGTCGGATTATGTTAACGGCTTCACCCTGGCGGTCGACGGCGGCTGGCTCGCGCGCTAACCGGCAAGGAAAAGTTACAAGGTAACCTATTCCCGGCGGCTTCGGATTGTTCTATACTGGACAAATGACCAGCCATTTCGCGCCGTGCCGCCTATGACCGCCGAAGGACATTTTATTTTTGCCTTGGCCAGCACCATTTTAGCCAAGAAAATGGCGCTGACGCCTGCCTTGGCCCAAGGCGATTGGTGGCACATCATCGCCGGTGGCTTGCTGACCTGCCTACTGCCGGATATCGACCACCCCAAATCGGTGCTGGGACAGCGATTGACCTGGCTGTCCGCGCCTATCGCGCGACTGTGCGGTCATCGCGGCTTCACCCATAGCCTGCTGGCGATCATCGCCGGTATCCTGTTATTTACCCTGCGCCTGCCGCCGCAAAGCGTCATTCCCCTGGATGCATTTCACGCCATGATTATCGGCTATTTAAGCCATATCGCGGCGGACATGCTGACCCCGGCCGGCGTGCCGCTACTGTGGCCCTGCCGCTGGCGGTTTCGCCTGCCTATCTTGAGTCCCGCCAAAGGCAACCAGCTCGAGCGATTGGTCTGTATCGCGGCGCTGATTTTCGCCCTACAGCACCCGGAGGGCGCGCCGCTGGTGCGGCATCCGGCGGTTCCCGAGTCCGTGCAGGCGCTCTGGCAGCGGGTGCGCGCCAGCCTGTTGCCCACCCCCCTGAGAAAATAGCGCCGAGCGCGCCGCCGACGGCGCAGGCTATCGTAACGATAGAGAAAGATTTTCCAGATGTTGCGACCCAGGCGGCGCGCGGGTTGGCGCGGTCATTCCCTCGCATTCATACTGTTATTTGCTGCCAAAACGGGCTTATTTTTCGCCCGGCGTGATCAACGATATTCCCATAACCGATTGTTTTAGAGAGCAAATAGGGCGCAGCGCCAACATCATTGCGTGCTATTGCCCTAAAAACGGTAGGGGAAATCTGTTCTATAGTTGATCCAACCGATCCCAAAAGGCGGTGGTAAATCGCTACTTAACCGGTTGTAAACAGTGAGAGGAGCACAAAGCCATGTCGACACCCAAGGATCCTTCTGAGGCTCAACAACGCCTGTCCCATCCCGCCCCGGCCCCGGATGGCCGGTCTTCTACCCCCGGCCTGGGCAGTCTGGCCCCCGATGACGGCAGCCACATGCCGCAGCCTGGCCCTTCCGAGCCGGGGAAACAGCCCACCGCGTCCGGTTCGGCCAAGTTTCCCAACACCACCAACGCTAAACTCGACTTGCTGGAGCCTCACCGCAAAAACGGTGAAAACCAGCCCCTGACCACCGATCAGGGAACCAAAATTTCCGATGACCAGAATTCGCTGCGCGCCGGCAAGCGTGGACCCACGCTGCTGGAAGATTTCATTATGCGTGAGAAGATCACCCATTTTGATCATGAACGCATACCGGAACGTATCGTGCATGCCCGCGGATCCGCCGCGCACGGCGTTTTTGAGGTCTACCGCCCGCTGACCGAGATCACCAAAGCGGGCTTTCTGCGCGACCCGTCGGTCAAAACGCCGGTGTATGTGCGGTTTTCCACCGTGCAGGGGTCGCGTGGCTCCGCCGATACGGTACGCGATATCCGCGGTTTTGCGGTGAAGTTTTATACCCAGGAAGGCAATTTCGATCTGGTCGGCAACAATACGCCGGTGTTTTTCATTCAGGATGCCCATAAATTTCCCGATTTCGTCCATGCGGTGAAACCTGAACCCCACAACGAGATGCCGCAGGGCGGCACCGCCCACGACAGTTTCTGGGATTATGTTTCGTTACAGCCGGAAACGCTGCATAACGTCTTCTGGGCGATGTCGGACCGCGGGATACCGCGCAGCCTGCGCACCATGGAAGGCTTTGGCATCCATACGTTCCGCCTGGTGAACGCCGAAGGTCAAAGCACCTTCGTCCGTTTCCATTGGAAACCGGTTGCCGGAAAAGCGTCGCTGGTATGGGATGAAGCGCAAAAAATTGCCGGTAAAGATCCCGATTTCCACCGCCGCGATCTGTGGGAAGCGATTGAAGCCGGCGACTACCCGGAATGGGAACTGGGCTTGCAGCTAATCCCCGAGGAAGATGAACATAAGTTCGACTTCGACTTGCTTGATCCGACCAAGTTGATCCCCGAAGCGCTGGTACCGGTGGAAATCGTAGGCAAGTTGACCCTTAACCGCAATCCGGATAACTTTTTCGCCGAAACGGAGCAGGTCGCGTTCCATCCCGGTCATGTCGTGCCCGGCATTGATTTCAGTAACGATCCTCTGTTACAGGGACGGTTATTTTCCTATACCGACACCCAAATCAGCCGACTCGGCGGCCCCAACTTCCATGAAATTCCCATCAACCGCCCCGTGTGTCCTTATCATAATTTCCAACGCGACGGCATGCACCGCCAGGATATCGACACCAATCCGGCGGCCTACGAGCCCAACTCGTTAAACGATAACTGGCCGCGCGAAACCGCGCCGGCGGCGGAAAACGGCGGCTTTGAGAGCTACCATGAGCGCATCGACGGCGAGAAAATTCGTCAGCGCAGCGACTCGTTCAACGAATACTTCGCCCACCCGCGTTTATTCTGGCTTAGCCAAACGCCCGCCGAGCAACAGCACATTATCGACGCATTCAGTTTCGAGTTGGGCAAAGTCGCCCGGCCCTATATCCGCGAACGGGTGATCGATCTGCTTACCCGGGTGGATGTCGACCTGGCAAGCCAGGTCGCCGCCCGCCTCGGCTACCGTCTGTCCGACGAGGCGAAAAACATTGCGCCGCCGCCCGCGGTCAACGGCATCACCCGCGATCCCACCCTCAGCCTGTATGCGACCGGCGCCGGCGCGCTCAAGGGACGACAGGTGGCGC
This region includes:
- a CDS encoding fructosamine kinase family protein, giving the protein MWHAISTLLAETLDENEISQRRVLPGGELHTAWYLRYGPHHIFVKSDGHELLQKFADEADQLALLARSKTVRVPQVYGVGSARESSFLLLEYLPPRPFDAHGAWRFGQQLARLHQWSEQPQFGLDFDNDLSTLPQPNAWQRRWSRFFAEQRIGWQLQLAAEKGLVFGDIDTLIDRVEQRLHDHQPQPSLLHGDLWPDNCANSDQGGFLFDPASYWGDRECDLATLPLFSQMPPQIYDGYQSVWPLDKDFVRRQPVYQLYYRLKDAILFGGEHVPAAAAALDSVLAAGAGD
- a CDS encoding YniB family protein, with protein sequence MTYQQAGRLAVVKRIAGWVIFIPAVISTFISVLKFIEQHSGPNQGINAVVSDFFHVIIDMMRFNTPFLNAFWHNSPQPDFSRGLFASPNTLFWFIYILVFVGLALQASGARMSRQVKHVREGVEDQMVLEQARGDSGISRAQLEQRIVMPRHTILLQFFPLYILPVIIVVAGYFAFKLLGML
- the hxpB gene encoding hexitol phosphatase HxpB encodes the protein MATPPKQQAVIFDMDGLIIDSEPLWHQAELAVFAELGKASSLAATLPDTLGLRINEVVDLWYQASPWQGPSRREVSGRIIERALGLIEQQRPLLPGVRQALTLATNCGLKIGLASASPLFMLERVLDLFALRHYFHFIASAEQLPYSKPHPEVYLRAAAGLDVEPMRCSTLEDSFNGMIATRAARMRSIVVPDAGLRDDPRWCLAQVRLPSLLALEAAHLL
- a CDS encoding cupin domain-containing protein; this encodes MKTFYLDEETPWETLGEGIKRKVMTWSDELMMVCVHFAQGAVGTPHKHQIHDQIAYVAAGRFEVTIDGEARVLVAGDAYRAVKGQVHGVVALDDNSVLIDTFSPRRDDFLPAR
- the kduI gene encoding 5-dehydro-4-deoxy-D-glucuronate isomerase; translated protein: MQVRQSIHSDHAKHLDTEGLRREFLIENMFVADQYTMTYSHSDRIIVGGIQPVTQAVTIGDEVGKQLGVSYFLERRELGVINIGGPGRVAVDGTRYEIEHEEALYVGQGARNIRFESINAGQPALFYYNSAPAHTTYPSRKITLAEATPQTIGDNVTSNRRTIHKFIVPDVLPTCQLTMGLTKLAEGNLWNTMPCHTHERRMEVYFYFNMDPETAVFHMMGQPQETRHVIVRNQQAVISPSWSIHAGVGTKNYTFIWGMVGENQVFDDMDHLLVSELR
- the kduD gene encoding 2-dehydro-3-deoxy-D-gluconate 5-dehydrogenase KduD, with the translated sequence MILERFALQGKVAVITGCDTGLGQGMAIGLAEAGCDIVGVNIVEPDETLRQVETRGRRFLSIKADLSDTAVIPRVIAQAVAAFGHIDILVNNAGIIRRQDAIEFSEKNWDDVMNLNIKSLFFIAQAAARQFIQQGRGGKIINIASMLSYQGGIRVPSYTASKSAVMGITRLLANEWAQHGINVNALAPGYMATNNTQQLREDEARSQAILERIPAGRWGLPDDLMGPAVFLASAASDYVNGFTLAVDGGWLAR
- a CDS encoding metal-dependent hydrolase, which gives rise to MTAEGHFIFALASTILAKKMALTPALAQGDWWHIIAGGLLTCLLPDIDHPKSVLGQRLTWLSAPIARLCGHRGFTHSLLAIIAGILLFTLRLPPQSVIPLDAFHAMIIGYLSHIAADMLTPAGVPLLWPCRWRFRLPILSPAKGNQLERLVCIAALIFALQHPEGAPLVRHPAVPESVQALWQRVRASLLPTPLRK
- the katE gene encoding catalase HPII, which produces MSTPKDPSEAQQRLSHPAPAPDGRSSTPGLGSLAPDDGSHMPQPGPSEPGKQPTASGSAKFPNTTNAKLDLLEPHRKNGENQPLTTDQGTKISDDQNSLRAGKRGPTLLEDFIMREKITHFDHERIPERIVHARGSAAHGVFEVYRPLTEITKAGFLRDPSVKTPVYVRFSTVQGSRGSADTVRDIRGFAVKFYTQEGNFDLVGNNTPVFFIQDAHKFPDFVHAVKPEPHNEMPQGGTAHDSFWDYVSLQPETLHNVFWAMSDRGIPRSLRTMEGFGIHTFRLVNAEGQSTFVRFHWKPVAGKASLVWDEAQKIAGKDPDFHRRDLWEAIEAGDYPEWELGLQLIPEEDEHKFDFDLLDPTKLIPEALVPVEIVGKLTLNRNPDNFFAETEQVAFHPGHVVPGIDFSNDPLLQGRLFSYTDTQISRLGGPNFHEIPINRPVCPYHNFQRDGMHRQDIDTNPAAYEPNSLNDNWPRETAPAAENGGFESYHERIDGEKIRQRSDSFNEYFAHPRLFWLSQTPAEQQHIIDAFSFELGKVARPYIRERVIDLLTRVDVDLASQVAARLGYRLSDEAKNIAPPPAVNGITRDPTLSLYATGAGALKGRQVALLVSDGVDAADVLAAMQALKAEGVHAKLLASHMGNLLASDGSTLPIDGTIEGNPSITVDGVVVPNGNLDALLLDGAARHYILEAYKHLKPIALSGDARRFKPQLGLKDGDNEAGISEDGSISDPLMQAFLASLREHRVWSRLAKAAAVPA